A genomic region of Branchiostoma lanceolatum isolate klBraLanc5 chromosome 4, klBraLanc5.hap2, whole genome shotgun sequence contains the following coding sequences:
- the LOC136432573 gene encoding uncharacterized protein — MKSEPVPRVPRRRRPKKRQRNSDADPGRRPKPASYNQSSRHYNERALKQRTLLTDRTHERIVSHINAEKTKFSRTMNRQETDLLNRLMELEACLPKYQSDTETADISKTDHLDKTRNKLPQLEPTEVATTSTCESSSSEGPSDKLKTSKLQPENESLSQPNDHASTETPSGPELESESVQPPADPGRLSPVLEASEEDSTVVIPALPSIPTNTSVQCVVCEGNAKQPDTEHHEVNRNVKDGTGEGVRLPQIDQLSEEERAEAKLNPGLPRSLLRARIRKRSVSKLPTSNPKYHVHFPTADREDMGGSAGVVAKSRDEKYPLERNVHHLPPIQADRAYGRRTWPGDAMELVGMNGYTSNIMPKVMQASYSYNTRLYERDGQESGDSLPTVIRSRALIRREQRKPSKDMYVWLGLDSKYQLRLMTNPKSVSHTDKS; from the exons ATGAAGTCAGAGCCGGTACCGCGAGTCCCACGGCGCCGACGGCCGAAGAAACGACAGAGAAATAGCGATGCAGACCCCGGCCGACGCCCCAAGCCCGCCTCGTACAACCAGAGTTCTCGGCACTACAACGAACGGGCGCTGAAACAGAGGACCCTGCTGACGGACAGGACCCACGAGAGGATAGTGTCACACATCAACGCAGAGAAAACCAAGTTTTCTAGGACGATGAACAGACAAGAGACGGACTTGCTGAACAG ACTTATGGAGCTAGAGGCATGCCTTCCCAAGTATCAGAGCGACACCGAGACAGCGGACATCAGTAAAACAGATCATTTGGACAAGACGAGGAACAAGTTGCCACAACTTGAGCCGACTGAGGTCGCGACAACATCAACTTGTGAGTCGTCTTCGTCAGAAGGACCCTCGGACAAACTGAAAACCTCAAAATTGCAACCGGAAAACGAGTCTCTCTCACAACCGAACGATCATGCTTCTACTGAAACCCCAAGTGGGCCAGAGTTGGAGAGTGAGTCCGTGCAGCCTCCAGCCGACCCAGGCAGACTGTCTCCTGTGTTAGAAGCCTCGGAGGAAGACAGTACTGTAGTTATACCAGCTCTGCCTTCAATACCAACCAACACCAGCGTTCAGTGTGTTGTGTGCGAGGGAAACGCAAAACAACCCGATACAGAACACCACGAAGTCAACAGAAACGTCAAAGACGGTACCGGCGAAGGCGTCCGTTTGCCACAAATAGACCAGCTCTCTGAAGAGGAAAGAGCAGAGGCCAAGTTGAACCCAGGCCTGCCGAGGTCTCTACTCCGGGCGAGGATACGGAAGAGAAGTGTCTCCAAACTTCCGACATCTAACCCCAAGTACCATGTCCACTTTCCGACTGCAGATAGAGAGGACATGGGAGGATCCGCCGGTGTTGTTGCTAAGTCGAGAGATGAGAAGTACCCCTTGGAGAGAAACGTCCACCACCTCCCGCCCATCCAGGCAGACCGTGCGTACGGGCGACGCACGTGGCCCGGAGACGCTATGGAGCTAGTAGGAATGAACGGATACACCTCGAACATCATGCCCAAAGTCATGCAGGCCAGCTACAGCTATAATACACGTCTGTATGAGCGAGATGGACAGGAGTCAGGAGACAGCTTGCCCACCGTGATCCGTTCTCGTGCCTTGATTCGCAGAGAACAGAGAAAGCCGAGTAAAGATATGTACGTGTGGCTCGGCCTGGACTCTAAGTACCAGCTACGACTGATGACCAACCCCAAATCTGTCAGCCACACAGACAAGTCCTGA